Within bacterium, the genomic segment CGATGCCGCCGCGAGAACCGCTAACAAAGGAATTTCATCAATAACTGCCGCAACCGTAGTCTCATCAATCATAAAGGAAAGCGCACCCGCGGATTTACAGCGAAGCGTTCCCATCGGTTCGTTGCCTGAATTATTGGTTTTCGTAATTTCGATTGCTGCGCTTTGTTGTTGGATCTGTTCGATGAATCCAGTTCGAGTTGGATTTACCCCAACTGCATCGATGAACAGTTCGGAATTGTCTAACAATAGCGCTGCCGCAATCCAATACGCCGCGCTGGATACGTCGCCTGGTATCGTATCCGCAGGAATATCGAACTCACAATTTTTATCGATTTGCCATTCGATAGCTTCACCGACCTTATACGGCTGTAATCCGAGCAACCGTTCGGTGTGATCGCGCGTCGAGGTTGTTTCCACGACAATCGTTTCTCCAGTGGCAAACAATCCTGCCGCCAGCACCGCGGATTTTACCTGTGCGCTGGCGATAGTAGGGGTGTAGAGTATACCATGTAACTGAGCTGGTTGGACATTAATCGGCAAGCATCCATTCGTAGAATGGATCGCAGCACCCATCTCACGCAATGGTTTCGCGACGCGATCCATCGGACGCAGCGATAGCGATGCATCGCCCACGAGGGTTGCCTCGCATCCTTGCCCCGCGACAAGACCCATAAGCAGACGCATCGTTGTACCGGAATTTCCACAGTCGACATCCGAAAGTGGCGATTGCCAATCCTGCAAACCCCTTATCGTAACAAGTTGTTGGGAGGGCGACATTGCTGTTCGCGTAACCGTGCAACCAAATTGCTCGATTGCTCGAAGCGATTGGAATACATCCGCGCCACATCGATCAAGTAATATTGTCGAAATTTTTGGAAGGATACCGGAAAAGAGAATGCGACGATGGGAAATCGATTTATCGGAAGGGACAGTTACTCTTGCTCGCAGCGGTTTTTGCGGCGCTGCGATTCGCACGTTCATCGCTCGAACCGTCGATTCACCGCTGAAGCGAGGATCGCAATTTTATCTGATAACTCGAAGAGTTGTTCGGGGTATAGCGATTGGTCACCATCGGATAAGGCAACTTTCGGATCGGGGTGAAACTCGACGATGAGTCCATCAGCGCCGGCGGCGATGGCGGCTTGCGCTACGGGCAGCACCAAAGAACGGTCGCCGGTAGCATGACTGGGATCGGCAATAATCGGCAGTCTACTAATTTGTTTAATTTTGGGAATAATCGTTAAATCGAACGTACTGCGCGAGAAGTCGTCAAAGGTGCGGATTCCGCGTTCGCATAAAACAATCTGGTCGTTTCCCTCGGCAAGGATGTACTCCGCGGCATTCAACAACTCAAACAGCGTCGATGACATCCCACGTTTTAACAACACCGGACGTTTACTCTTACCGGCGCGACGCAGCAAACTAAAATTCTGCATATTGCGCGAACCGATTTGCAGCATATCGGCGATAGGCTCGAGCAAATCGACATGTTCGGGATCCATCACTTCGGTAACAATCTTGAGCCCAAACTCATCGGCGGCATCACGCATCATTCGGATCGCTTCGTAACCGTACCCCTGAAACGAGTAGGGCGAAGTACGCGGCTTGTAACCACCGCCGCGCAAGAGTTTCGCGCCCGCTTGCTTTGCTAAATTCGCGCTGGCGCGGATTTGCGCTTCCGATTCGACGGCGCAGGGTCCCGCGATTAGAATAAGTTCAGAACCACCAAAAACGACATCGCCAACCCGTACGAGATGAGCTTCGCTTCCCTCGACTTTTAATACGCCGGGGGGTGCGAATTGTGGCTCAGTCGCACCGGGAAAACCGATGTTCTGATGTGCTGGGATGTGGGTTCCGATTGCCATTGTTTGTTCGTTACAGTCTTTCTATGATATACGTCAATATTTCTATGGTGTGACCAATAATTTCGCATATTCCGGTTGCGAGCGCAACTATTGCTCCAAGGTCCCGTTCTCATTAACGTTTAGCGACAACAGCGCCCGAATTGCCTGACGGTCAGGTTTACCGGTTGGCAATAAAGGTAACTCAGGTAACAGAAGCCAGCGTTTTGGTAACTTGTAGCGCGCCAGTTGCCTGCCGAGATAGTCCACCAACATCACTGAATCGACGCGATCACTGTGTTTCGGGACAACTACCGCCACAACCAACTCTCCCCACTCCTGGTCGGGAACACCTAACACCACAACCGAAGTCACTTCCGGATGTTTTAACAAACATAGCTCAATTTCATGAGGTGCGATGTTTTCGCCACCGCTGACAATTCGATCGCTGCGACGACTTACAATTGTCAAAGCATCGTCAGGATTTAAGTATCCGAAATCGCCGGTTTGAAACCATCCGTTTTGCATTGGTGATACGATGCCCGTCACGGTTTCGTAGCCATCGAACAACGCAGGGCTGGCAACCCAAACATCGCCAACTTCATTGATTGGCAAAGGAGTATGCGATTCGTCGCGGATCTCGATGCGAACTCCGGGCAGCGGAATACCGGCGGTGCTGCGGATTTCAGTTGTTGCGTGAAGCGGTACGGTTGTTATCTGCGAACCGGTTTCACTCATACCATACGTTGCAAGTATCCGGTGATCGCGCAACAGCAACTCTTCGGTTGCCATGCCACCACCGGCGAGCATAGATCGAAATTTATCGGGAAACCGATAATTGGGCATCGCTTGATAGAGGCGCTCGAGGGAAGTGGGTACCATTGCGGCGCGAGTAACGCCGGCTTGCTCGATGAACGACGTTATTGCGGTAGCATCACGAAGTTGCTCCAGCTCCGGCAAGACAATCGAACAACCGCAGCTCATTTGCTTGAACAGTGTACTAATGCCGCCGATATGAAACAGCGGTAACGTGAGCAACCAACGATCCTCGGCAAGTAGTTGCAGATGCTCGACCGATATCTGTGCATGGCTAACCAACGCGTTCCACGACAGTGCAACCCGTTTCGGTTCACCACTGCTCCCGGATGTATACAGGAGTAATGCTAGTTTGGCGGGAGAGAAATCCAGAAGTGTATTATGCGCAGAATTCTCTTCTACCAGTTGCGTTACAGGTACTTTGTTAGGATGATTGACACGATGATTATTTGCAGCATCGACGAGTAATAGATCCAATCGAGCAGCATCGATTTCCCGTTGCAACTGTTCGTCTCGCCAATTTAGCGGCAGTGGTATGAGCGTGTTTCCCGACGCCCATACTGCATGAGCGGCAAAAATACATTCCTTACTATTTGCCGCAAATACCGCGATACGATTTCCACCAGTCGAATCCAACAATTCCTGTAACGCATTGGCAACGCACTTCACTTTGTGATTGAGTGTGGAAAATGTGAGCTGTTCGCTCATACTTTGCAATGCAAGGGAATCTGAGAGTTTCTCTGCTGTGCTGGTTAAGGGATACACGCTAACGACTCCGAATCTGGGTAAGAATCTCCGGGGAAAGCGTCACTCCGATTCCCAGCGTGGATGGTATGTGAGCGGTGCCTTGCATGACCGGAATGGGATTCGAAACAATGTCGGATGTGAAACCACTTTGCGTCATAATCCCCATCGCGGTATCGCAATTTATTGCGGCTGCGATCTGTAAGTACATCGCATTGGCGACCGCCGAATCCATCGCCGACGACAAGACGATTTTTCCTCCGGCATTTCTGACCTTTCTGCAAAACTCGATAGTCTGATCGATAGAACCAATTACCATCGGTTTGATTACAAATACTGCACTGGGAAAGCGTTGCAGCCACCAGACTCGATCTTCCGCCGATGCGATCGACTCATCCAATGCAATCGGAAGCGGCGATGTTTGTAGTAATGCAAGCAGTTCTGTCTTTTGTTCGCGCGGGAGCGGTTGCTCGATATACTCGATGGGAAGTTTCTCTGTCTGACGAATGATTTCCATCGTCTCTGAAACACTCCATTGTTCATTCGCGTCGATGCGCAGTGACGAAAATTGTGTGCAAGAACAAATCGCTTTGAGTACGGTTAAGAATTGGAGAGAATCCGGCAGCGATTTGCATTTGATCGTGGAATACCCTTGTTGCATCGCATTCTCAGCCGCAGCAAGTAATGTTTGTTCGGTCGTCCCCGATAACAAAGCGGAAAGCGTAACAGAGTCACTCGCATGTGGGTTCAGCAATTTCGCGATCGGTTGGTTTCGTTCTTTCGCCACTGCATCAATTAATGCTGTTGATAAAGCAAATTGCACCGACGGAGAGTGCGGGAACCAGGTGGAAAATACGTCTCGAAGCTGAAAGACGCCATTCTCGACAAAGAATTCCGGTTGCTTCTCTGCAATGAATCCACGACACTGCGATAGTTCACGAATCACGAAATCATCGGAGTCGTTACCCCAACCCGCCAAGGAAGCCGCTTCTCCGATCCCGGTGAGACCGGAATCGAATACAAGTTCCAATAAGTACACGGTTCTGGTTTTTGCGATTCGAGACCCGATGCGGGTAGGTTTTCGGAAGGTTAGCTCATGCGCCATCCAGCGCAACGATTGGAGTTTCATCGGGTGAGCGCCAACGAAAACAGAATGCCAAAGAGTAGTTGCAATCGCGCTGTTTGCGCCAAGCATTTTAGAAATGAGTCTTTATCGGTGCGGGTGAGAATTAGTTTCATCGGCTCAATTGCTAATGGAAGCGAAGCAAAAATGAGTAGAATCGAGACGAAACTGGTTTTGTCTAACAGGAATAGTACAAGCACCGCGGCACTGTATGCAAAAAGTATCGTAAGGATATATTCGATTCGACCAAAGGTATAGCCAAATCGTGCCGGCAAAGTCCACTTTCCCGCCGCCCGGTCATTGGGAATATCGCGTGTATTGTTCACCACGAGCAACGAAGTTGCGAGCATACCCGAAGCGACGCCGGCAATCACCGCAACGTACGACCACTCCAACGTCAACAAATTGTAGGTTCCCGCTACTGCAACGATACCGAAAAACAAGATGACAAACAGCTCACTCATTCCCCGGTAAGCAATCGAATACGAGCCGGCAGTGTACCAGACACCGCACGCAACCGAAGTCAAACCGATTGCGACAATCCACCACCCGCCACGTAGCGCAAGCGGAACTCCCACCAGAATTGCGATGGCAAAGATTGTCCAAAATCCGATTTGAACGACCGTTGGTTTGAGAATGCCCGCTTGTGTTACTCGTGTTGGTCCAATTCGCATTTCGTTGTCGGTCCCTTTGCGAAAATCGTAATAGTCGTTCGCGACATTCGTTCCGATTTGAATGAGCAACGCTGCAATGAGAATCGGTAACACCCAAAGCGGCGCAAACTGCGGATGCGACGAAGCGAGCGCAAATCCGATGGCAACCGGAACGACCGATGCAATCAGGGTTTTCGGACGTGCCGCCAGCAACCAAGGGTATAGTTTCTCAAGCATTGGAGTTACGGCAATCGAGGAAATTTCTCGAAATCGGGCGTTCGTTTTTCGAGATAAGCTTTCTTTCCTTCTTGTCCCTCTTCGCTCATGTAATAAAGCATCGTCGTGTTGCCCGCGAGCTCTTGAATTCCCGCCTCGCCATCGGTGTCAGCATTAAAAGCGGATTTTAAACAGCGGAGCGCCATCGGAGAAAGCGCCAACATTTCACGGCACCATTGCACTGTGGTCGCTTCCAGTTCCCGGAGCGGTACGACTGTATTGACCAACCCCATCGCTAACGCTTCCTGCGCATTGTATTGGCGGCAGAGGAACCAGATCTCTTTCGCTTTTTTATGACCGACGATGCGCGCCAAATAACCGGCGCCGAACCCGCCATCGAAACTACCAACTCGCGGTCCCGTCTGACCAAACCTGGCGTTCTCCGCAGCAATCGTTAAATCGCAAACGATGTGCAATACATGACCGCCGCCAATCGCATAACCGGCAACCATTGCTACCACTGGTTTTGGCAGACTGCGAATTTGTTTTTGTAAATCGAGTACGTTTAAGCGAGGAACGCCTTGTTGATCGACGTATCCTTGCTCACCGCGAATACGTTGATCGCCGCCGCTGCAAAACGCCAAATCGCCAGCTCCGGTAAGGATAGCTACTCCGACATGCGGATCTTCGCGAACATCGTAAAATGCGGATTGCAATTCCACCAAAGTCAACGGGCGAAATGCATTCCGCACTTCGGGACGATTGATGGTAATCTTAGCGATCCCTTCCGCTTTTTCGTAAACGATATCGGTATAGTTTCCACATTTCTCCCAATTCGGAATCGACATTTTGTTTCCTTTCCTCGAAAATCGGCTAACAAATTTAGCGGTTTGCATTCCCGGCAAAAAACGAAATCATGGTCGACAACAGCTCTACCGGCGCTTCCGTGAGCACATCATGTCCGCAATCGAAATATTTCACTTTCCACTGAGGAATCTTTGCAGCAAGCTGTTTCGTCAACTCGCTGTACTTATCATCGCGAGTACCTGCCACTAGCATCGCCGGGAAATTCACTTTGCACAATTCCGGAAGTACATCCGGTTGGTTACCCACCGAAAACAACCGAAGTGCTTGCGATAATTGTTGTGGGTCTTGTCGCAGCCATTGATTCCGCATTGCTTTTGTTTGCAGAGCGTTTACATTCTTACGCGAAGCGAGTAATGGCAACTTACTCCAATACTCAGCGAACCACTCCATTCCGTTTATACTAATGTTTTTCGCAAGCAGCTCATCGCTCTGCAATCGCTGCGCTCGTTCGATGGGATCGGCGATGCCGGTTGTACCGCTGATAAACATTGCACTGTGAATGTTTGCGGGATGCTGTGCCGCATAAACGTAGGCAAGCCGCGCGCCCATCGAATACCCAACAATCCGTAGCGGTTCGGATAACTCCGTTGTGAGAATTTCATACAATGAATCTGCCACTGCGGCAATCGTATCCGAAGTGTCCGAATCGATTTGCGAATAACGATGACCCAGTAAATCGGGAACCAACAGAAAATACGTTTCGCAAAGCTTACGGACGAACGGCAGCCATACGGAACCGGAGACGGCAAAACCGTGCAGCAATAACAGTGGCGGGTTTCGGGGATCGCCATACCGGGCAATGTGCCAACTATTCTTACGAGTACGAGATTTTTGGATATGTCGTTGACAAGCTGTTTCGAGAGTCGCTCTCGTCAAATTCTTATACTGCTGCGCGTTCTCTTCGCGCGGCGAACATACTTCCAATAGCCGCGGTTTCATCCAATCGATATCGGCAATTTCCGACAATTCACATCGATGGTAGGGAACGCCGAATGCCGCCGCCACTTTTTCAAAATCGGTTGTGTGCGGCGTGCCATGCGTTACTTCAAAACTCGACACCGCACGATGTTCAGTATTCTCAAATTCGGGAATCGTATAAGCAATGGGAAGATGATGAAAAATCCCACCGCCGTTATCGTTCAGCAGGAGAATCGTCAAGGGAACCTGTAATCGTGCTAGTAAACTCAGCGCGTTCAGATCGTGCAGCAACGCGAGATCGCCGGTTACCAATAACGTCGGTTGTTTAGTAGCATGAGCGATTCCAATTGCTGTCGAAAGCGTTCCATCGATGCCGTTAACGCCTTTGTTCGCAAAAACATGCTGCGGCTTCAAGGTGTCAAGAAAACGGTCGGCATAACGAATCGACATCGAATTCGCCAACACTACATTGGATTCAGTCGGTAGATTTTCGACAATACTTCGCATAGCTACGATGAACTGCGGTACAACAGAATTTGTCGCTTTGCTTTCGACAG encodes:
- the menD gene encoding 2-succinyl-5-enolpyruvyl-6-hydroxy-3-cyclohexene-1-carboxylic-acid synthase, which produces MVRDNTETTADVELAFWRRPLIPPNENWLRAAILLETIVKCGVRTAVISPGSRSTPLAHVALHTKGLEIIVDIDERSAAFVALGIGKVTGVPAVLICTSGTAVANHFPAVVEARMSQVPMIVLTADRPDHLQNCGAPQTIPQSNIFGKFSVHSSQLPSVSSGQGSREIITLAIDAYRRTIASDGGAVHINCQFDEPLQPISGKKKITQAQWSKTQQDIARKVLLFQRRDVSTSPLQRGINRQLRTTLQHSHSFAIVAGPDAARNDETTNAIIEFALQTNTPLFADVCSGVRTSTAALNYPDLLAQCLSQQNCGVDTVIWLGKYPTSKAIAAWMKFAKSVIRIQEHRDRIDPDDIVTQTLQGDTVVLLTLLTAAMPQRSPDIITRNIVSIEQRVKQAVESKATNSVVPQFIVAMRSIVENLPTESNVVLANSMSIRYADRFLDTLKPQHVFANKGVNGIDGTLSTAIGIAHATKQPTLLVTGDLALLHDLNALSLLARLQVPLTILLLNDNGGGIFHHLPIAYTIPEFENTEHRAVSSFEVTHGTPHTTDFEKVAAAFGVPYHRCELSEIADIDWMKPRLLEVCSPREENAQQYKNLTRATLETACQRHIQKSRTRKNSWHIARYGDPRNPPLLLLHGFAVSGSVWLPFVRKLCETYFLLVPDLLGHRYSQIDSDTSDTIAAVADSLYEILTTELSEPLRIVGYSMGARLAYVYAAQHPANIHSAMFISGTTGIADPIERAQRLQSDELLAKNISINGMEWFAEYWSKLPLLASRKNVNALQTKAMRNQWLRQDPQQLSQALRLFSVGNQPDVLPELCKVNFPAMLVAGTRDDKYSELTKQLAAKIPQWKVKYFDCGHDVLTEAPVELLSTMISFFAGNANR
- the menB gene encoding 1,4-dihydroxy-2-naphthoyl-CoA synthase, translating into MSIPNWEKCGNYTDIVYEKAEGIAKITINRPEVRNAFRPLTLVELQSAFYDVREDPHVGVAILTGAGDLAFCSGGDQRIRGEQGYVDQQGVPRLNVLDLQKQIRSLPKPVVAMVAGYAIGGGHVLHIVCDLTIAAENARFGQTGPRVGSFDGGFGAGYLARIVGHKKAKEIWFLCRQYNAQEALAMGLVNTVVPLRELEATTVQWCREMLALSPMALRCLKSAFNADTDGEAGIQELAGNTTMLYYMSEEGQEGKKAYLEKRTPDFEKFPRLP
- the aroF gene encoding 3-deoxy-7-phosphoheptulonate synthase, whose product is MAIGTHIPAHQNIGFPGATEPQFAPPGVLKVEGSEAHLVRVGDVVFGGSELILIAGPCAVESEAQIRASANLAKQAGAKLLRGGGYKPRTSPYSFQGYGYEAIRMMRDAADEFGLKIVTEVMDPEHVDLLEPIADMLQIGSRNMQNFSLLRRAGKSKRPVLLKRGMSSTLFELLNAAEYILAEGNDQIVLCERGIRTFDDFSRSTFDLTIIPKIKQISRLPIIADPSHATGDRSLVLPVAQAAIAAGADGLIVEFHPDPKVALSDGDQSLYPEQLFELSDKIAILASAVNRRFER
- a CDS encoding mandelate racemase/muconate lactonizing enzyme family protein, producing MKLQSLRWMAHELTFRKPTRIGSRIAKTRTVYLLELVFDSGLTGIGEAASLAGWGNDSDDFVIRELSQCRGFIAEKQPEFFVENGVFQLRDVFSTWFPHSPSVQFALSTALIDAVAKERNQPIAKLLNPHASDSVTLSALLSGTTEQTLLAAAENAMQQGYSTIKCKSLPDSLQFLTVLKAICSCTQFSSLRIDANEQWSVSETMEIIRQTEKLPIEYIEQPLPREQKTELLALLQTSPLPIALDESIASAEDRVWWLQRFPSAVFVIKPMVIGSIDQTIEFCRKVRNAGGKIVLSSAMDSAVANAMYLQIAAAINCDTAMGIMTQSGFTSDIVSNPIPVMQGTAHIPSTLGIGVTLSPEILTQIRSR
- a CDS encoding 1,4-dihydroxy-2-naphthoate polyprenyltransferase yields the protein MLEKLYPWLLAARPKTLIASVVPVAIGFALASSHPQFAPLWVLPILIAALLIQIGTNVANDYYDFRKGTDNEMRIGPTRVTQAGILKPTVVQIGFWTIFAIAILVGVPLALRGGWWIVAIGLTSVACGVWYTAGSYSIAYRGMSELFVILFFGIVAVAGTYNLLTLEWSYVAVIAGVASGMLATSLLVVNNTRDIPNDRAAGKWTLPARFGYTFGRIEYILTILFAYSAAVLVLFLLDKTSFVSILLIFASLPLAIEPMKLILTRTDKDSFLKCLAQTARLQLLFGILFSLALTR
- the aroA gene encoding 3-phosphoshikimate 1-carboxyvinyltransferase, encoding MNVRIAAPQKPLRARVTVPSDKSISHRRILFSGILPKISTILLDRCGADVFQSLRAIEQFGCTVTRTAMSPSQQLVTIRGLQDWQSPLSDVDCGNSGTTMRLLMGLVAGQGCEATLVGDASLSLRPMDRVAKPLREMGAAIHSTNGCLPINVQPAQLHGILYTPTIASAQVKSAVLAAGLFATGETIVVETTSTRDHTERLLGLQPYKVGEAIEWQIDKNCEFDIPADTIPGDVSSAAYWIAAALLLDNSELFIDAVGVNPTRTGFIEQIQQQSAAIEITKTNNSGNEPMGTLRCKSAGALSFMIDETTVAAVIDEIPLLAVLAAASGGAFSVRGANELRNKESDRIIATVNGLRAMGVDCELFADGFAFASVKRLRGAVIDCQMDHRIALSFAIAGLCASGETTLLGAECAAISYPTFFSELQALTGAVR
- a CDS encoding AMP-binding protein, which codes for MYPLTSTAEKLSDSLALQSMSEQLTFSTLNHKVKCVANALQELLDSTGGNRIAVFAANSKECIFAAHAVWASGNTLIPLPLNWRDEQLQREIDAARLDLLLVDAANNHRVNHPNKVPVTQLVEENSAHNTLLDFSPAKLALLLYTSGSSGEPKRVALSWNALVSHAQISVEHLQLLAEDRWLLTLPLFHIGGISTLFKQMSCGCSIVLPELEQLRDATAITSFIEQAGVTRAAMVPTSLERLYQAMPNYRFPDKFRSMLAGGGMATEELLLRDHRILATYGMSETGSQITTVPLHATTEIRSTAGIPLPGVRIEIRDESHTPLPINEVGDVWVASPALFDGYETVTGIVSPMQNGWFQTGDFGYLNPDDALTIVSRRSDRIVSGGENIAPHEIELCLLKHPEVTSVVVLGVPDQEWGELVVAVVVPKHSDRVDSVMLVDYLGRQLARYKLPKRWLLLPELPLLPTGKPDRQAIRALLSLNVNENGTLEQ